AGGGCGACACCTTGGAGCAGCAAGTCTGTCGCAGCGCAGGACCGCGCCGAGTGCGGTGAAAGGCTTGGAGGAAGCCCTGCTGCGCGAAGCCGCCGCTTGAATAAACGGCAAATATCGACGCCATTCAATGCTCGAACTGACAGCTTGGCGCTTCGGCCGGCGGCTGTGCGGAAAAGCGGGGCGTCCTTTGAATCGCCTTCCAGATTTCCGGCGAGGACATACCGATCCAAGTAATCCTGTAAATCGGCGCGGACCGGGATCGAGCGGGCCTTGCCTCCCTTCTCGGCGAATTTCAGCAAACACTGCGTCCCTTCATCTGCAAAGTCTTTGAGCCGCAACTTGGCGACGGCGCCAGCCCGTGCTGCGGTATAGATGAGCGTGGCGATCAGCGCGCGATCGCGAAGGTCGACAACGGACTTCGGCTCGATCGAAGCCAGAAGCTTTCGTGCTTGATCCACTGTGATCTCCGGGGTGCGCCCCTCGACTACTGAATAGCGCTCGTTTCTCACTGAGAGAGCCGGATTCAGCACAACAACGTGGCGCTGAACCAGTGCGTCGAAGAATGCCCGGATTGCCGCCAAGTAAAGTTTCTTAGTAGGCGTACTTCCCTCTACCTCATCGAAATACTGCCCGACCAGACCAGGAGTGATTCGCGCGAGATCGACCTTGCGCCGCTCAGTCCATTCCAGGAATCGCCGCACCGCGTGCAAATACGCACGCCGAGTGTGGATATTGCGAATGCGACCAATGAAGAATTCTTCCCAAACAAATTCTGCCGCGTGGCCAGCCTCGACAATTAGCAGGGGGACGGCGTGCTCGCGATCATCCGGCTTGTCGAGAATTGCTAGTGGCTCGCCTTCTGCTTCCTGCATAGACGGTGCTCAATCCTCCGTCGGCGGCTTCGTCGCCGTGTGACCTGTGCGGGAAGCCTCTCCCTCGCCCGAGCGAACCCAGTTCTTGTTTGGCTCGATACGCAATCCACCTTCGACCTCGCGCATGACAAGCGTATCTCCCGGCCGGACATCCAAGTGTTCCCTCACATCCAAAGGCAGCGTGATCCGGCCACGGCCATCCATCTTGATGACCCACAATTTCCACGATGCAGTTCCCAAGCCCAAAATCATCGAATTAACTCCAGCTTTACATCCAACCCGACTTTTTCCCAACGTCGATCCGCAGTAAGGACCGTCGCCTTGAGTTGCATGCCAAGCATCAGGCACACGCAATCGGCATACGACAGGCCATGTCCACGGGTCGTCGCATGCAATGCGCCGGACGCTTCGGCAAGGTCGCGGTCGAGATGGGCAACCCTGGGAAAGAACTGCTTCAGGAAAATTTGCACCCGATCGGCCGGAAAATTCGCCCGCAGCAGTTTTGATACGGCCTCAAGGAGGTTCGGCGTCGCCACGATGCACTGCTCGCGAACCTTCGCCACCTTGCGCTCACCGTTCTCGCCGAGAGCAAAGGCGAGTACGGCCGAAGCGTCTGCGACGACTTCACTCACGCTCCGCCTCGGTTCGACGCTCTGCAATCAGCTCGTCGACCAGACTTACTCCTGGAGCGATCTTTGATGCCGCCAGTGCACGGAACTCAGCCAGGCTCGTCGCCAGCGACTGCAACGCGACGTGCCCGTCGGCCACATCAACGATAACCGTGCCACCCACTTCTACCTTGAGCAGCTTGCAGACTTCCGGGGGCAGAACGACTCTCCTGCCATCCGACACCCGAACGTGGAAGATTTGATGCCCCATTCCGTCACACTCCCTTGTTGCCAACTCCTTCGACCGTGCCACAGCCGACCAAGTCAGTCAAGTTGAAAGTGCTACGCCACCAACGAGGCCCGTCGCCA
This Pirellulales bacterium DNA region includes the following protein-coding sequences:
- a CDS encoding tyrosine-type recombinase/integrase; amino-acid sequence: MQEAEGEPLAILDKPDDREHAVPLLIVEAGHAAEFVWEEFFIGRIRNIHTRRAYLHAVRRFLEWTERRKVDLARITPGLVGQYFDEVEGSTPTKKLYLAAIRAFFDALVQRHVVVLNPALSVRNERYSVVEGRTPEITVDQARKLLASIEPKSVVDLRDRALIATLIYTAARAGAVAKLRLKDFADEGTQCLLKFAEKGGKARSIPVRADLQDYLDRYVLAGNLEGDSKDAPLFRTAAGRSAKLSVRALNGVDICRLFKRRLRAAGLPPSLSPHSARSCAATDLLLQGVALEDVQYLLGHSDSRVTKLYDRRQKRVTRNIVERISV
- a CDS encoding AbrB/MazE/SpoVT family DNA-binding domain-containing protein, with translation MILGLGTASWKLWVIKMDGRGRITLPLDVREHLDVRPGDTLVMREVEGGLRIEPNKNWVRSGEGEASRTGHTATKPPTED
- a CDS encoding PIN domain-containing protein: MSEVVADASAVLAFALGENGERKVAKVREQCIVATPNLLEAVSKLLRANFPADRVQIFLKQFFPRVAHLDRDLAEASGALHATTRGHGLSYADCVCLMLGMQLKATVLTADRRWEKVGLDVKLELIR